A window of Rhizobium acidisoli contains these coding sequences:
- a CDS encoding TfoX/Sxy family protein, giving the protein MGNEATRSLALEFASQIAPPGAIDIRRFFGGSALVRNGAQFGFVMKGTLYLRVDATMRAEFEADGSEPFSYRAAGREVTVRRYYAVPAHVIDDPSLLRRCSERAFDATTRPARKRSKATLAVSLPG; this is encoded by the coding sequence ATGGGTAACGAGGCGACACGCAGCCTGGCGCTCGAATTTGCGAGCCAGATCGCCCCACCGGGCGCCATCGATATAAGGCGGTTCTTCGGTGGATCCGCCCTCGTTCGAAACGGCGCGCAGTTCGGGTTCGTCATGAAGGGCACGTTATATCTGCGCGTCGACGCCACAATGCGCGCGGAGTTCGAGGCAGATGGCTCCGAACCGTTCAGCTACCGCGCTGCCGGCAGGGAGGTGACGGTTCGCCGCTATTACGCGGTGCCGGCGCATGTGATCGACGATCCCTCGCTGCTGCGCAGGTGCTCGGAGCGCGCATTTGACGCGACCACGCGGCCCGCCCGCAAACGCTCAAAAGCCACCCTCGCCGTCAGCCTGCCTGGCTGA
- a CDS encoding nuclear transport factor 2 family protein, with translation MTPEALWNRYAAIWSLDADAREPEMSACLADDVTYCDPNGAIAGRAGLAAYMAGFKESVPAGRFIILGVLHHNERSLARWELRHEDETVLQTGTSFAAMSDGRLSAINGFFDPLAGRHHG, from the coding sequence ATGACGCCTGAGGCGCTATGGAATCGATATGCGGCCATCTGGTCGCTGGACGCTGACGCGCGCGAGCCGGAAATGTCGGCTTGCCTCGCCGACGATGTGACCTATTGCGATCCGAATGGAGCGATCGCTGGGCGAGCCGGTCTCGCGGCTTACATGGCCGGCTTCAAGGAGAGCGTACCGGCAGGCCGGTTCATAATTTTGGGCGTCCTCCATCACAATGAACGGTCGCTGGCACGCTGGGAACTGCGCCACGAGGACGAGACCGTCCTGCAAACGGGGACGAGTTTCGCTGCCATGTCCGATGGCCGGCTCAGCGCTATCAACGGCTTCTTCGATCCTCTGGCGGGGCGGCACCATGGGTAA
- a CDS encoding alpha/beta fold hydrolase: protein MNATIRYLRSATCYAEAPNLWVNVGETPFVYRDLGPQGGVPVILLNHWGAVLDNFDPRIVDGLASKHHVIAIDYRGIGASGGTAPVTIDEMARDAIALIRALGFKQVDLLGFSLGGFVAQDIVLKAPDLVRKLILTGTGPAGGKGIEKVGAVSWPLMIKGLLTLRDPKTYLFFTSTANGRRAAKAFLDRLKERKAGRDKSPTPRAFLRQLKAIKAWGRQAPQNFGRITIPVLIANGDSDIMVPTVNSADMARRIPGAQLVTYNDAGHGGIFQNHADFVPKALSFLAA from the coding sequence ATGAACGCGACGATAAGATACCTTCGGTCTGCCACCTGCTACGCCGAGGCGCCAAATCTCTGGGTCAATGTTGGGGAGACGCCTTTCGTCTATCGCGACCTCGGTCCCCAAGGCGGCGTGCCGGTCATTCTTCTCAACCATTGGGGCGCGGTGTTGGACAATTTCGATCCTCGGATTGTCGACGGTCTGGCCAGCAAGCATCACGTCATCGCGATCGATTACCGGGGGATCGGCGCCTCAGGCGGCACGGCCCCTGTGACCATCGACGAGATGGCGCGCGACGCGATCGCGTTGATCCGAGCGCTTGGGTTCAAACAAGTCGATCTGCTCGGTTTTTCCCTTGGGGGATTTGTCGCGCAGGACATCGTGCTGAAGGCGCCGGACCTTGTGCGGAAACTCATTTTGACTGGAACGGGCCCGGCCGGCGGAAAAGGGATAGAGAAGGTCGGAGCCGTGTCCTGGCCGCTGATGATCAAGGGTCTGCTGACGCTGCGCGACCCGAAAACCTATTTGTTTTTCACCTCCACCGCCAATGGTCGCCGAGCCGCGAAAGCCTTTCTCGATCGCCTGAAAGAGCGCAAGGCGGGAAGGGACAAGAGCCCGACGCCAAGGGCCTTCCTGCGGCAACTCAAGGCGATCAAGGCCTGGGGGCGGCAGGCGCCTCAGAATTTCGGCCGTATCACTATCCCGGTCCTGATCGCCAATGGCGACAGTGATATCATGGTCCCCACGGTCAACAGCGCCGATATGGCCAGGCGCATTCCGGGCGCGCAACTGGTTACCTATAACGACGCCGGACATGGCGGGATCTTCCAGAACCACGCCGATTTCGTGCCGAAGGCTTTGTCCTTCCTTGCAGCCTGA
- a CDS encoding NADP-dependent oxidoreductase, translating to MKAFVVDKYKKKGALRLASLPEPELQDNDVLVRVQATAVNLLDSKLRDGEFKLILPYRPPFVLGHDVAGTVVRAGPRVRRLKVGDEVYARPRDHRVGTFAEFIAIDEADVALKPNNLSMAEAASIPLVGLTAWQALVEVGKVKPGQKVFIQAGSGGVGTFAIQLAKHLGAMVATTTSAGNAELAKSLGADVIVDYKSQDFEKVLSGYDLVLNSQDPKTLEKSLAVLKPGGRLISISGPPDPAFARELGLNLFLKLVLRLLSRGVRKKAKRLGIGYSFLFMRAEGRQLNEITRLIEQGVIRPVVDKVFPFEKTGDALAYVETGRAKGKVVITVAD from the coding sequence ATGAAGGCATTCGTCGTTGATAAGTACAAAAAGAAGGGCGCTTTGCGCCTGGCCAGCCTGCCGGAACCGGAATTGCAGGACAATGATGTCCTTGTCCGGGTTCAGGCTACGGCCGTAAACCTTCTGGACTCCAAGCTGCGGGACGGAGAGTTCAAGCTCATTCTTCCCTATCGTCCGCCCTTCGTCCTCGGCCACGACGTTGCCGGAACAGTTGTTAGGGCGGGACCGAGGGTCAGGCGGCTCAAGGTGGGTGACGAGGTCTATGCACGGCCGCGCGATCATCGGGTCGGCACATTCGCCGAATTCATCGCCATCGATGAAGCCGATGTGGCGCTGAAACCAAACAACCTCAGCATGGCCGAAGCGGCGTCCATCCCCCTGGTGGGGCTAACCGCGTGGCAGGCGCTGGTCGAGGTGGGCAAGGTGAAGCCCGGCCAGAAGGTCTTCATTCAGGCCGGTTCCGGCGGTGTCGGGACTTTCGCCATTCAGCTCGCCAAACATCTTGGCGCGATGGTGGCGACGACGACCAGCGCTGGAAATGCCGAGCTCGCCAAAAGTCTCGGGGCGGATGTGATTGTCGACTACAAGAGCCAGGATTTTGAGAAGGTCTTGTCGGGCTATGATCTGGTGCTGAACAGTCAGGATCCGAAGACGCTTGAAAAATCACTGGCTGTGCTGAAGCCGGGTGGCCGGCTCATCTCCATTTCCGGTCCGCCCGATCCTGCTTTCGCCAGGGAACTCGGCCTGAACCTGTTTCTGAAACTGGTGCTGCGCTTGCTGAGCCGAGGGGTTCGGAAAAAGGCCAAGCGTCTAGGCATAGGCTATTCATTCCTGTTCATGCGCGCCGAGGGGCGGCAGTTGAATGAGATCACGCGCCTGATCGAACAAGGCGTGATCCGGCCGGTCGTCGACAAGGTCTTCCCGTTTGAAAAAACCGGCGATGCGCTGGCTTATGTCGAGACCGGGCGTGCAAAGGGCAAGGTGGTCATCACGGTCGCAGACTGA
- a CDS encoding TetR/AcrR family transcriptional regulator has product MGRTREFDEEAVLKGAMQAFRKHGYQGASIRDLEEATGLKGGSIYHAFGDKAGLFDAAFRHYNRTVLEGRIERFAPPGSGVKGLRELFLSLLHEPDNGSLGCLITNTAVEFGGDVNTHPRVEAALGLLRSTFRSRLCESSTLARDTDEAKADRTAVRLLALYQGLLVLIRGGEDKASLRQAIEDEFNQLETLL; this is encoded by the coding sequence GTGGGCAGAACGCGGGAATTTGATGAGGAGGCGGTGCTGAAGGGGGCGATGCAGGCCTTTCGCAAGCACGGCTATCAAGGTGCGTCGATCCGAGACCTGGAAGAGGCGACGGGCCTCAAGGGCGGGAGCATCTATCACGCCTTCGGCGACAAGGCCGGCCTCTTCGACGCGGCGTTCCGGCATTATAATCGGACGGTTCTGGAGGGGCGGATCGAGCGATTTGCGCCGCCGGGGAGCGGAGTTAAAGGCTTGCGCGAACTGTTCCTTTCACTGCTGCATGAGCCCGACAATGGCTCCCTGGGCTGCCTGATCACCAACACGGCCGTGGAGTTCGGAGGTGACGTCAACACGCATCCCCGTGTCGAGGCAGCCCTCGGTCTTCTTCGCAGCACGTTCCGCTCGAGGCTCTGCGAGTCGTCGACCTTGGCTCGAGATACCGACGAAGCCAAGGCGGACAGGACAGCTGTCCGTCTCCTTGCCCTCTATCAAGGCTTGCTCGTGCTCATTCGCGGCGGCGAAGACAAAGCCAGCCTGCGGCAGGCGATCGAAGATGAATTCAATCAACTGGAGACACTGTTATGA